A genomic region of Paenibacillus sp. PL2-23 contains the following coding sequences:
- a CDS encoding 26S protease regulatory subunit has product MLYEDGKQLVETEKPKETFQDVGGLDDVKKKIRMNFILPLKQPELFAAFGKEAGGSVLLYGPPGCGKTFLARAIAGEIDANFLHIELQAILGMYVGQSESNLHDLFEKARENKPCVIFIDELDAMGGSRNNMRQHHDRMLVNQLLLELDGLQSFNEGVFVIGATNTPWYLDSALRRPGRFNHLIFVPPPEEAERETILGLKLAGKPVDRLDLGRIAKETKHFSGADLEQLVKDAVEGALERTLETGDIQPIDQDDLRKSAKGRKATTLEWFATAKNYATFSDVNNDYQIVLEYMKNNGLK; this is encoded by the coding sequence ATACTATACGAGGATGGCAAGCAGTTGGTGGAAACCGAGAAGCCAAAGGAGACGTTCCAGGACGTCGGCGGGCTTGATGATGTGAAGAAGAAGATTCGTATGAACTTCATACTCCCGCTCAAGCAGCCTGAGCTGTTCGCTGCGTTCGGGAAGGAAGCGGGCGGCAGTGTGCTGCTGTACGGGCCTCCGGGCTGCGGGAAGACGTTCCTGGCAAGGGCGATCGCAGGCGAGATCGACGCCAACTTCCTGCATATTGAGCTGCAAGCTATCTTGGGCATGTATGTAGGCCAGAGCGAAAGCAATCTGCACGACCTGTTCGAGAAGGCTAGGGAGAACAAGCCCTGCGTCATCTTCATCGATGAGCTGGACGCGATGGGCGGCAGCCGGAACAATATGCGCCAGCACCATGATCGCATGCTCGTTAATCAGCTTCTGCTGGAGCTGGACGGTCTGCAATCCTTTAACGAAGGCGTATTTGTTATAGGCGCGACGAACACACCTTGGTACCTGGATTCTGCTCTGCGCAGACCTGGCCGGTTCAACCACCTGATCTTCGTGCCGCCGCCGGAGGAAGCGGAGCGCGAGACGATTCTGGGACTTAAGCTGGCGGGCAAGCCTGTGGATCGACTTGACCTGGGGCGGATCGCGAAGGAAACCAAACATTTCTCCGGCGCCGATCTTGAGCAGCTGGTCAAGGATGCCGTTGAAGGCGCGTTGGAGCGTACGCTGGAAACCGGCGATATTCAGCCGATCGACCAGGACGACCTGCGCAAATCCGCCAAAGGACGCAAAGCAACAACGCTGGAATGGTTCGCCACCGCCAAAAATTACGCCACCTTCAGCGACGTCAACAACGACTATCAGATCGTGCTGGAATATATGAAGAACAACGGATTGAAATAA
- a CDS encoding tetratricopeptide repeat protein has protein sequence MERETTDVRYARISQLMQWNRHKEAMEEAMALLREEPEDANAYAVLGQICLRLDKRDEALHWSQESLRRDPENSLAWFVRTAAYYESENWRALDEALDNAQRIDPYEPHYFFLRANACNRRTNYTEAKEMLHAGLKLSPHNALFLATLSYTEALLGNMAESRHYAKEALRQDVEHDHVYLYLGWAAEWRNDYDEQLLMLKNAIRLDPENEQIRDAYLEALQKSYKLYRILLAPTNLLKRMKRWQIVLAWIVAVLLFRPLIFVFLIVYVMTYWATKWLVHIKVFGWSRRR, from the coding sequence ATGGAGAGAGAAACAACGGATGTGCGATATGCCCGCATATCGCAGCTGATGCAGTGGAATAGGCACAAAGAAGCGATGGAGGAAGCGATGGCGCTTCTGCGGGAGGAGCCGGAGGATGCGAACGCGTACGCCGTGCTGGGTCAAATCTGTCTGCGATTGGACAAACGGGATGAAGCGCTGCATTGGTCGCAGGAATCGCTCCGGCGAGATCCCGAGAACTCACTCGCCTGGTTCGTCCGTACGGCTGCCTACTACGAAAGCGAGAACTGGAGAGCGCTGGACGAAGCGCTGGACAACGCGCAGCGGATCGATCCGTACGAGCCTCATTATTTTTTCTTGCGGGCCAACGCATGCAATCGCCGAACCAACTATACCGAGGCGAAGGAGATGCTGCACGCGGGTCTGAAGCTAAGCCCGCATAACGCCTTGTTCCTGGCTACCCTGAGCTACACGGAGGCCCTTCTCGGCAATATGGCGGAATCCAGGCATTACGCGAAGGAAGCACTTCGCCAGGACGTGGAGCATGATCACGTCTACCTGTATTTGGGGTGGGCGGCGGAATGGCGGAATGACTATGATGAGCAGCTGCTCATGCTAAAAAACGCGATTCGGCTCGATCCGGAGAACGAGCAGATTCGCGACGCGTATTTGGAAGCGCTGCAGAAGAGCTACAAGCTGTACCGCATTCTGCTTGCTCCGACGAACCTCTTAAAGCGAATGAAGCGCTGGCAAATAGTGCTGGCCTGGATCGTCGCAGTCCTGCTCTTCCGTCCGCTTATTTTTGTTTTTTTGATCGTATATGTCATGACGTATTGGGCGACCAAATGGCTCGTTCATATTAAGGTATTCGGCTGGTCCCGGAGGCGTTAG
- a CDS encoding response regulator transcription factor: protein MITIVIAEDQRMLLGALASLLDLEEDMRVVGRASNGEEAIALVEQHKPDVCIMDIEMPAKSGLEAAEEIRGKCKVIILTTFARSGYFERAVKAGVSGYLLKDSPSEELASSIRSIMSGKRIYASELMDEAYGGGGDNPLTERETEVLELVADGKNTKEIANELFLTTGTVRNYISVILDKLGVSNRIEAITRYKEKGWFK, encoded by the coding sequence ATGATTACAATCGTTATCGCGGAGGATCAGCGAATGCTGCTTGGCGCTCTGGCCTCGCTGTTGGATCTGGAGGAGGATATGCGGGTAGTGGGACGGGCTTCCAATGGCGAGGAAGCGATTGCCCTGGTGGAGCAGCATAAGCCCGATGTCTGCATTATGGACATTGAGATGCCAGCCAAGAGCGGACTGGAGGCGGCAGAGGAAATAAGAGGGAAATGCAAGGTCATCATACTGACCACGTTTGCCCGTTCCGGCTACTTCGAGCGCGCGGTCAAAGCCGGCGTCAGCGGTTATTTGCTGAAGGACAGTCCAAGCGAGGAGCTGGCCAGCTCCATCCGCAGCATCATGTCCGGCAAGCGGATCTACGCTTCCGAGCTGATGGATGAGGCGTATGGCGGGGGCGGGGACAATCCGCTGACCGAACGGGAGACGGAAGTGCTGGAACTGGTCGCCGACGGCAAAAACACGAAGGAAATCGCGAACGAGCTGTTTCTAACGACGGGCACTGTTCGGAATTATATATCGGTTATATTGGATAAGCTCGGCGTCAGCAATCGGATCGAGGCGATCACCCGTTACAAGGAGAAGGGCTGGTTCAAATGA
- a CDS encoding sensor histidine kinase, with protein sequence MNKWYNIFNRATGLSPYVWLVFCILPFYFIFRSSSTPEVVSGIVMIILFFTCYRLAFASKGWLVYFWTGVQIIISIAMTLLFSYVYFCIFLAFFIGNVQNKAGFITLYAIHITTTFITVNYGFVTQNQLFFQQFPFILISLIVVILLPFNTYNQKKQGQLEGKLEDANKRIAELVKQEERQRIARDLHDTLGQKLSLIGLKSDLAGKLVHSDPSKAQLEIRDVQQTARTALKEVREMVTQMRGARLDEEMHRVSQILAAAGIELHVDGDYGLIDTNLLTENVLSMCLKEAVTNVVKHSQAGSCTIRFFSTANEFGVTVGDDGVGMDVGRFSSYRGNGLRGMKERLEFVNGSLDIRSESGTTLMMTVPRVVKKPVKEERSV encoded by the coding sequence ATGAACAAATGGTACAACATATTTAACCGCGCGACTGGACTCAGTCCATATGTGTGGCTCGTATTTTGTATTCTGCCCTTCTATTTCATCTTCCGCTCCTCCTCCACGCCGGAGGTTGTCTCCGGCATTGTGATGATTATTTTGTTTTTTACCTGCTATCGGCTGGCGTTTGCGTCCAAGGGCTGGCTAGTCTATTTCTGGACCGGCGTGCAGATTATTATCTCCATCGCGATGACGCTGCTGTTCAGCTATGTGTACTTCTGTATATTTCTTGCTTTTTTTATCGGAAATGTGCAGAACAAGGCGGGCTTCATTACGCTGTATGCCATTCATATTACGACGACGTTTATCACGGTCAATTATGGCTTTGTCACACAAAATCAGCTATTTTTCCAGCAATTTCCCTTTATTCTGATCAGCCTGATTGTTGTCATCCTGCTGCCGTTTAATACGTACAACCAGAAGAAGCAGGGTCAGCTGGAGGGGAAGCTGGAGGATGCGAACAAGCGGATCGCGGAGCTCGTCAAGCAGGAGGAGCGGCAGCGGATCGCTCGGGATTTGCATGACACGCTTGGCCAGAAGCTGTCGCTGATCGGTCTCAAAAGCGATTTGGCGGGCAAATTGGTCCACTCCGATCCCTCCAAAGCGCAGCTGGAAATCCGGGACGTCCAGCAGACGGCGCGGACGGCGCTGAAGGAAGTGCGGGAGATGGTGACGCAGATGCGCGGCGCGCGTCTCGACGAGGAGATGCATCGCGTAAGCCAGATTCTGGCCGCCGCCGGTATCGAGCTGCATGTGGATGGCGATTATGGCCTCATCGATACGAACCTGCTGACGGAGAATGTGCTGAGCATGTGTCTGAAGGAAGCTGTAACGAATGTGGTGAAGCACAGCCAGGCGGGCAGCTGCACCATCCGGTTTTTCTCGACGGCGAATGAATTCGGAGTGACGGTCGGGGATGACGGCGTCGGCATGGATGTCGGCAGGTTCAGCAGCTATCGAGGCAATGGCCTGAGGGGTATGAAGGAACGGCTGGAATTTGTGAACGGCAGCCTGGACATTAGGTCGGAGAGCGGCACGACACTTATGATGACGGTGCCCCGAGTCGTGAAGAAGCCGGTGAAGGAGGAGCGAAGCGTATGA
- a CDS encoding fatty acid desaturase: protein MTEPNQTMQLKKSVAPYERSTLAVSIRQMINTLLPLAVLWAAAYYSLSVSYWLTLAFAVGASFFVIRSFIIFHDCCHGSFFKNKRANDIVGNLTGVLTLVPYEQWKNSHAIHHATSSNLDKRGVGDLWILTVDEYASASWSTKLAYRLYRHPLIMFGIGPIFVFALQYRFNRKGARRKEKINTYYMNAMIIAFYAFMCWAIGWEAFLLVQGPVFYISGVLGVWLFYVQHQFEDSYFEHDKEWSYVQAAVDGSSYYKLPKLLQWLTGNIGFHHVHHLSPKVPNYYLEQAHDAVPPLHKATTITIWQSLESLKFRLWDEEGKRFVSFRTVRDRLRKPAAERRNTAPADPRRAS from the coding sequence ATGACCGAACCTAATCAAACGATGCAATTGAAAAAAAGCGTAGCCCCCTACGAGCGCTCGACGCTCGCCGTTAGTATAAGGCAAATGATTAATACGCTGCTGCCGCTGGCGGTATTATGGGCGGCGGCTTATTATAGTCTATCCGTATCGTATTGGCTGACGTTGGCGTTTGCTGTGGGCGCATCGTTTTTTGTCATTCGCAGCTTTATTATTTTTCATGACTGCTGTCATGGCTCCTTCTTCAAGAACAAACGGGCGAATGACATCGTCGGCAATTTGACTGGCGTTCTGACGCTGGTTCCTTATGAACAGTGGAAAAACTCGCATGCGATTCATCACGCGACAAGCAGCAATCTCGACAAGCGCGGCGTCGGCGACCTGTGGATTCTGACAGTGGACGAATACGCGTCGGCAAGCTGGTCGACGAAGCTGGCTTACCGTCTCTATCGCCATCCGCTCATTATGTTCGGGATCGGGCCTATCTTTGTATTTGCGCTGCAATACCGGTTCAATCGCAAGGGGGCGCGCCGCAAGGAGAAGATCAACACGTATTATATGAACGCGATGATTATTGCTTTCTATGCCTTCATGTGCTGGGCGATCGGCTGGGAGGCGTTCCTGCTGGTGCAGGGTCCCGTCTTCTATATATCCGGCGTTCTTGGCGTATGGCTGTTCTATGTGCAGCACCAGTTCGAGGATTCGTATTTCGAGCATGACAAGGAGTGGAGCTATGTTCAGGCAGCGGTGGACGGAAGCTCTTATTACAAGCTGCCGAAGCTTCTGCAATGGCTGACCGGCAACATCGGCTTCCACCATGTGCATCACTTGAGCCCGAAGGTGCCGAATTATTATTTGGAGCAGGCGCATGATGCCGTTCCTCCGCTTCACAAAGCGACAACGATTACGATCTGGCAGAGCCTGGAGTCGTTGAAGTTCAGGCTGTGGGACGAGGAGGGCAAGCGCTTCGTCAGCTTCCGGACGGTTCGGGACCGTCTGCGCAAGCCTGCGGCAGAGCGGCGGAACACAGCTCCCGCAGACCCCAGGAGAGCAAGCTAA
- a CDS encoding spore germination protein: MQVILELLKEAAIRLHSSVAQTIGIVGGLVIGTAIVEAHLVSHTMIVIIGLTAISSFVTPLSEFGTSLRILGFSTIIAAALFGFFGLSIMLMWIFIHQYRPGYSRLL; the protein is encoded by the coding sequence ATGCAGGTTATTCTTGAATTGCTGAAGGAAGCGGCCATCCGCCTTCATTCCTCCGTCGCGCAGACCATCGGCATCGTCGGCGGCCTTGTCATCGGTACGGCTATCGTGGAAGCCCACCTCGTATCGCATACGATGATTGTCATCATTGGCTTAACGGCAATCTCCTCCTTCGTAACGCCGCTCAGCGAATTCGGCACAAGCCTTCGCATCTTAGGCTTCTCGACCATTATAGCTGCTGCTTTGTTCGGATTTTTTGGTCTGTCGATCATGCTCATGTGGATATTTATTCATCAATATCGCCCAGGATACTCCCGTCTTCTATAA
- a CDS encoding spore germination protein, producing MTRTWSEAGRKRVEEVFGPLQGELAADADHVDKLLLDGGCAIFWDHSDKVYLNQTALSEGRSISESKGEQVSRCPHDGFVEGLATNILQIRRRIRSPKLKVRYLTMGRWTGTKVAILVDGYPSALVLPITFFSFYQSPDDYNNRWIIGTFSRIVRMISFVLVISLPAIYIAIVSFHSEVLPIGVLYSVKVLSSPYRGYYDAGYS from the coding sequence GTGACGCGAACGTGGTCGGAGGCAGGGCGGAAGAGGGTGGAGGAGGTGTTCGGACCGCTTCAGGGGGAGCTTGCAGCAGATGCGGACCATGTGGACAAGCTGTTGCTGGACGGAGGCTGCGCGATATTTTGGGATCATTCGGACAAGGTGTATCTGAATCAGACCGCGCTTTCGGAGGGACGTTCCATTAGCGAATCCAAGGGCGAGCAGGTCAGTCGATGTCCGCATGATGGCTTCGTAGAAGGTCTCGCTACGAACATCTTGCAGATTCGCCGCCGGATTCGGAGTCCCAAGCTGAAGGTTCGTTACTTGACGATGGGCCGATGGACCGGGACCAAAGTGGCTATTCTGGTGGACGGCTACCCGTCAGCGCTGGTGCTGCCCATTACCTTCTTCTCCTTCTACCAGTCGCCGGACGATTATAATAATCGCTGGATCATCGGCACCTTCAGCCGCATCGTACGGATGATCAGCTTTGTCCTGGTGATCAGCCTGCCCGCCATCTATATCGCCATTGTCTCCTTCCACTCCGAGGTGCTGCCGATCGGTGTGTTGTATTCCGTGAAAGTCCTTTCCTCCCCTTATCGAGGCTATTACGATGCAGGTTATTCTTGA
- a CDS encoding aminopeptidase, which produces MSKSMEQYFAKYAELIVRTGVNIQQGQEVFVNGASIEIAPLVRAIAEKAYEAGAANVHVEWVDDKLARLKYEKAADHVFSDFPAWETAKRSAFVEKGAAFISITASSPDLLKGIPSERISAFQKAAGQGLKEFRRAIQSDKVSWTVVAAAGAEWAKKVFPDVSEEEAVDKLWAAIFDSVRLHTDNPVEAWVKHNDTLHEKAEILNGHHFHSLHYKAPGTDLVVELADRHIWVAAGSTNEKGFSFMANMPTEEVFTVNKKTGVNGYVSSTKPLSYGGNIIDRFKLTFENGRIVKAEAEEGEEILNKLIEVDDGAHYLGEVALVPHESPISQSGILFFNTLFDENASNHFAIGSGYAFNIVGGKTMTPEQLEENGVNASITHNDFMVGSAEMDIDGIKADGTMVPVFRKGNWAI; this is translated from the coding sequence ATGAGTAAGAGCATGGAGCAGTATTTCGCCAAATATGCCGAGCTGATCGTCCGCACGGGCGTTAATATTCAGCAGGGGCAAGAGGTTTTTGTGAACGGGGCTTCCATCGAGATTGCGCCTCTGGTCAGAGCGATCGCCGAGAAGGCGTACGAAGCAGGAGCGGCGAATGTGCACGTAGAGTGGGTGGACGACAAGCTGGCGCGCCTCAAATACGAAAAAGCGGCGGATCATGTGTTCAGCGATTTCCCGGCCTGGGAGACTGCGAAGCGCAGTGCCTTCGTTGAGAAGGGCGCGGCGTTTATCTCCATCACCGCATCAAGTCCTGACCTGCTGAAGGGTATTCCTTCAGAGCGCATCTCCGCGTTCCAGAAGGCGGCGGGCCAAGGGCTGAAGGAGTTCCGCAGAGCGATTCAATCCGACAAGGTGAGCTGGACGGTCGTGGCGGCCGCTGGCGCGGAATGGGCGAAGAAGGTGTTCCCGGACGTCTCCGAGGAGGAGGCTGTCGACAAGCTGTGGGCGGCGATCTTCGATTCCGTGCGCCTGCATACCGACAATCCCGTTGAAGCTTGGGTGAAGCATAATGATACGCTGCATGAGAAAGCGGAAATATTGAACGGCCACCATTTCCACAGCCTTCACTACAAAGCGCCGGGAACGGACCTCGTCGTCGAGCTGGCGGATCGGCATATATGGGTGGCGGCGGGCAGCACCAACGAGAAGGGCTTTTCGTTTATGGCGAACATGCCAACGGAGGAAGTGTTCACGGTCAACAAGAAGACGGGCGTGAACGGCTATGTGTCCAGCACGAAGCCGCTGAGCTACGGAGGGAACATTATCGATCGCTTCAAGCTGACCTTCGAGAACGGACGCATCGTGAAGGCGGAAGCCGAGGAAGGCGAAGAAATCCTGAACAAGCTGATCGAGGTGGACGACGGCGCCCATTATTTGGGCGAGGTGGCGCTGGTGCCTCACGAATCGCCAATCTCCCAATCCGGCATCCTGTTCTTCAATACGCTGTTCGACGAAAATGCATCGAACCACTTCGCGATCGGCAGCGGCTACGCGTTCAATATTGTTGGCGGCAAAACGATGACGCCTGAGCAGCTGGAAGAGAACGGCGTGAACGCCAGCATCACGCACAACGACTTCATGGTCGGCTCTGCCGAGATGGACATCGACGGCATCAAGGCAGACGGCACGATGGTTCCGGTGTTCCGCAAGGGCAACTGGGCGATCTAA